The following proteins come from a genomic window of Achromobacter sp. AONIH1:
- a CDS encoding 3-keto-5-aminohexanoate cleavage protein, whose amino-acid sequence MSKPSRKIIVTCAVTGAIHTPTMSDALPYRPEDIARQAIDAAQAGAAVLHLHARNPENGSVSIDSEHFLGFLPSIKASTNAVVNLSTGGSLRNTVAERIAPAKRFSPEMCSLNMGSMNFSMHPLAQRYKKWKFDWEESYLRESDSYIFSNTFRDIGMVAEELGQEHRVKFEHECYDVGHLYNLKFCLDSGMFKAPIFIQFVLGILGGIGADLENLVFMKRTADKLFGDQYQWSVLGAGASQMSLATAAATMGGHVRVGLEDSLQISRGQLAESNAQQVRKVRELLESLGHEIATPDEAREILSLKGAAAVKF is encoded by the coding sequence ATGTCCAAGCCCTCTCGCAAGATCATCGTCACCTGTGCCGTGACCGGCGCCATCCACACGCCGACCATGTCGGACGCGTTGCCCTATCGCCCCGAGGACATTGCGCGCCAGGCCATTGATGCGGCGCAGGCGGGCGCCGCCGTGCTTCACCTGCACGCACGCAATCCGGAGAACGGCTCTGTGTCGATTGACTCCGAGCACTTCCTCGGCTTCCTGCCCTCGATCAAGGCGTCGACGAACGCGGTGGTCAACCTCTCTACAGGCGGCAGCCTTCGCAATACCGTGGCGGAGCGCATCGCGCCCGCAAAGCGTTTTTCGCCCGAGATGTGCTCGTTGAACATGGGTAGCATGAACTTCTCGATGCATCCCCTGGCGCAGCGTTATAAAAAGTGGAAGTTTGACTGGGAAGAGTCGTACCTGCGGGAATCGGACAGCTACATCTTTAGCAACACCTTCCGCGACATCGGGATGGTGGCCGAAGAACTAGGCCAGGAGCACCGCGTCAAGTTCGAGCACGAGTGCTATGACGTGGGACACCTATACAACCTGAAGTTCTGCCTGGACTCCGGTATGTTCAAGGCGCCGATCTTCATTCAGTTCGTCCTGGGCATTTTGGGCGGTATCGGTGCTGACCTGGAGAACCTGGTCTTCATGAAGCGCACGGCCGACAAGCTGTTCGGCGACCAGTACCAGTGGTCCGTGCTGGGTGCGGGGGCCAGTCAGATGAGTCTAGCCACAGCAGCGGCAACGATGGGTGGCCACGTGCGTGTCGGGCTTGAAGACTCGCTGCAGATCTCTCGAGGGCAACTGGCGGAATCGAACGCGCAGCAGGTACGCAAGGTGCGTGAACTGCTTGAAAGTCTGGGGCACGAAATCGCGACGCCCGATGAAGCGAGAGAGATTCTGTCGCTCAAGGGAGCTGCGGCCGTGAAGTTCTGA
- a CDS encoding lipocalin-like domain-containing protein: MNANDLTGTWFLGEAYAVGPRGERLYDVYGARPSGVIHYGDDGRMMALITHDGRERLDGDRQAAPEAQRAQAYKSSIAYAGRFTLEAGWISHWVDVSTYPNWVGTALRRALSFEQGDAVLTTAPQMQDGVETVIKLVWRRQPVES, translated from the coding sequence ATGAATGCGAATGACCTGACTGGAACCTGGTTCCTGGGAGAGGCGTATGCCGTCGGCCCCCGGGGGGAGCGCCTGTACGACGTCTACGGCGCACGGCCGTCGGGCGTCATCCACTACGGCGACGACGGGCGCATGATGGCGCTCATCACTCACGACGGTCGAGAGCGGCTTGACGGCGACCGGCAGGCCGCGCCGGAAGCGCAGCGTGCACAGGCCTATAAGTCCTCCATTGCCTATGCCGGACGCTTCACGCTGGAAGCCGGTTGGATCTCGCATTGGGTCGACGTCTCCACCTATCCGAACTGGGTGGGGACGGCGCTTCGCCGCGCACTGAGCTTCGAGCAGGGCGACGCGGTCTTGACGACCGCACCGCAAATGCAAGACGGTGTCGAAACCGTCATCAAGCTGGTGTGGCGCCGCCAGCCTGTCGAGTCCTGA
- a CDS encoding cyclase family protein — MRLIDLSVAIENDLPVDRPGNGPKIRYQNHQETFEALAKPFAGLRPEDLPDGEAWAVERLDLSTHNGTHMDAPWHYASTMNRGERAATIDEVPLDWCYRPGVKLDFRHLPDGHVVRAREVEDELTRINHDLQPLDVVLVNTGAAARYGQDDYLDSGCGMGREATLYLTERGVRVVGTDAWSWDAPFSHTARRFRETQDASLIWEGHKAGREIGYFQMEKVSNLHLLPSTGFQVICFPVKIRAASAGWVRAVAVLP, encoded by the coding sequence ATGAGACTTATCGATCTGTCCGTCGCCATCGAGAACGACCTGCCAGTGGACCGGCCGGGGAATGGCCCAAAGATCCGGTATCAGAACCACCAGGAGACCTTCGAGGCTCTGGCCAAGCCTTTTGCTGGATTGCGCCCCGAAGACCTCCCCGACGGCGAGGCGTGGGCAGTCGAGCGTCTGGACCTGTCGACGCACAACGGGACGCACATGGACGCGCCGTGGCACTACGCATCGACGATGAATCGCGGCGAGCGCGCCGCGACCATCGACGAAGTGCCGTTGGACTGGTGCTACAGGCCCGGCGTCAAGCTGGACTTCCGGCACCTGCCGGACGGCCATGTGGTACGTGCCAGGGAGGTCGAGGATGAACTGACGCGCATCAACCATGACTTGCAACCCCTGGACGTCGTGCTGGTGAACACGGGCGCCGCGGCGCGCTACGGCCAAGATGATTACTTGGACAGCGGCTGCGGCATGGGACGCGAAGCGACGCTGTACCTGACCGAACGTGGCGTCCGGGTCGTAGGTACCGATGCCTGGTCCTGGGATGCCCCGTTCAGCCACACCGCCCGGCGCTTCCGCGAAACCCAAGATGCGTCGCTGATCTGGGAAGGCCACAAGGCGGGTCGGGAGATCGGCTACTTCCAGATGGAGAAGGTGAGCAACTTGCACCTGTTGCCCTCCACGGGCTTTCAGGTGATCTGCTTCCCCGTGAAGATCCGTGCCGCTTCGGCGGGGTGGGTCCGCGCAGTGGCTGTCTTGCCCTGA
- a CDS encoding TetR/AcrR family transcriptional regulator → MSPKIDPDHMTTAAEQPQRRRRKSDARESILNAAERLFGELGFTGCSLRNVADSAGVNQGMIHYFFRSKEALFQETYLRCGSPLVEERMRLLDTEEAAAKGAPIPVERLIEIFLAPAFRLATSGDSGRAFLRMQAHLQLDGTRFGHELRQRLYDESSMRFVAAFARSLTDLSREDVSWRFMFMLGAYQYALADTGRIEVISDGLCSASDFACSLRQIVPFLSAAMRSPPIIAGASKDQLDFCKASTATAGRVSNQE, encoded by the coding sequence ATGAGTCCGAAGATCGATCCAGACCACATGACAACTGCGGCCGAGCAACCTCAACGCCGACGGCGCAAGAGCGACGCGCGCGAAAGCATCCTGAACGCGGCCGAACGCCTTTTCGGCGAACTTGGCTTCACGGGCTGTTCGTTGCGCAACGTAGCCGACAGTGCCGGGGTCAACCAAGGCATGATCCATTACTTCTTTCGAAGCAAAGAAGCCTTGTTCCAGGAGACGTACCTGCGCTGCGGCTCACCACTGGTCGAAGAACGCATGCGACTGCTCGACACGGAAGAAGCCGCGGCGAAGGGGGCGCCAATCCCGGTAGAGCGCCTCATCGAGATTTTTTTGGCACCCGCATTCCGGTTGGCAACGAGTGGTGATAGCGGACGTGCGTTTCTGCGCATGCAGGCTCATCTGCAACTCGACGGCACGCGCTTTGGCCACGAACTGCGCCAGCGCCTCTACGATGAATCGTCAATGCGCTTCGTCGCGGCGTTCGCGCGCAGCCTCACCGACCTGTCCCGCGAAGACGTGTCCTGGCGCTTCATGTTCATGCTCGGCGCCTACCAATATGCTCTTGCAGACACAGGTCGCATCGAGGTGATTTCCGACGGGCTCTGCTCCGCCAGCGACTTTGCCTGCTCTCTGAGGCAAATCGTGCCCTTTCTTAGCGCTGCCATGCGCTCACCCCCAATCATTGCCGGCGCATCCAAGGATCAGCTGGATTTTTGCAAGGCGTCTACAGCAACGGCAGGCAGGGTCTCGAATCAAGAGTGA
- a CDS encoding IS3 family transposase (programmed frameshift) produces the protein MKKRFTEEQIIGVLKEAEAGAKVAELCRKHGISEATYYNWKAKFGGMTVSDAQRLKELEQENNKLKKLLAESMLDKAALQDLLSRKLTSPQAKREAVRTLMTERGMGITRACGLVGISRSLFAYESKRTGDVALTERMKEMAALKRRYGYRRIHILLRREGWQTNHKRVWRLYSQAGLSVRKRRRKRIAPAERVVRPVATAPNQSWSMDFVSDGLAYGRRFRCLNIVDDYTRECLAIEVDTSLPGLRVAQVLQRLAELRGLPKSITVDNGPEFAGRALDAWAYQVGVKLSFIRPGKPVENAYIESFNGKFRDECLNEHWFMSLRQAKSLIEDWRVEYNTERPHSALGYLTPEQFAQAHRQQRFLTLDSMSVPY, from the exons ATGAAGAAACGATTTACGGAAGAACAGATCATCGGGGTGCTGAAGGAGGCCGAGGCAGGGGCCAAGGTTGCCGAACTGTGCCGCAAGCACGGGATCTCGGAGGCCACTTACTACAACTGGAAGGCGAAGTTCGGCGGTATGACCGTTTCGGACGCCCAGCGACTGAAGGAGCTGGAGCAAGAGAACAACAAGCTCAAGAAGCTGTTGGCTGAATCGATGCTGGACAAGGCTGCGCTTCAGGACCTTTTGAGCCGAAAGT TAACAAGCCCGCAGGCCAAACGCGAAGCGGTCAGAACGTTGATGACCGAGCGCGGCATGGGTATCACCCGGGCCTGCGGGCTGGTAGGCATTTCCCGGTCGCTGTTCGCTTATGAAAGTAAGCGTACGGGCGACGTGGCATTGACCGAGCGCATGAAGGAGATGGCAGCGCTCAAGCGACGCTACGGCTATCGGCGCATCCATATTCTGCTTCGCCGTGAAGGCTGGCAGACGAATCACAAGCGGGTCTGGCGGCTTTACAGCCAAGCCGGCTTGAGCGTTCGTAAGCGTCGCCGCAAGCGCATCGCTCCCGCAGAACGGGTAGTTCGTCCCGTTGCGACGGCGCCGAATCAGAGCTGGTCGATGGACTTCGTGTCCGACGGTCTGGCCTATGGCCGCAGGTTCCGGTGCTTGAACATCGTCGATGACTACACGCGCGAGTGTCTTGCCATCGAGGTCGATACATCACTGCCGGGATTGCGGGTGGCGCAGGTGCTGCAACGGCTTGCGGAACTGCGTGGGTTGCCCAAATCCATCACCGTGGACAACGGCCCGGAGTTTGCTGGCAGAGCCTTGGATGCTTGGGCCTATCAGGTCGGCGTGAAGCTGTCGTTCATCAGACCAGGCAAGCCCGTGGAGAATGCATACATCGAGAGCTTCAACGGAAAATTCCGCGATGAATGCCTGAATGAGCATTGGTTCATGTCGCTGCGCCAAGCCAAATCCTTGATCGAAGACTGGCGCGTCGAGTACAACACCGAACGCCCGCATAGCGCGCTGGGATACTTAACGCCGGAGCAGTTTGCTCAGGCGCACCGGCAACAACGGTTTTTAACTCTGGACTCTATGTCGGTGCCGTACTAA
- the guaA gene encoding glutamine-hydrolyzing GMP synthase — MHQRILILDYGSQVTQLIARRVREAGVYSEVHPGDVDDAFVREQLAQGLKGIILSGSHASAYEEGSMRVPHAVFELGVPVLGICYGMQSMAQQLGGVVSFSDHREFGYAEVRAHGHTKLLDGLADFTTDEGHGMLKVWMSHGDKVTALPPGFKLMASTPSCPIAGMADEDRKFYAVQFHPEVTHTVQGKAMLSRFVNEICGCQGDWNMPDYVAEAVARIREQVGDDEVILGLSGGVDSSVAAALIHKAIGDKLTCVFVDHGLLRLDEGKQVMQTFAENMGVKIIHIDATAQFMGKLSGVADPEAKRKIIGREFVEVFQDQAGKQKSAKWLAQGTIYPDVIESAGAKTGKATSIKSHHNVGGLPDTLNLKLLEPLRELFKDEVRELGVALGLPPQMVYRHPFPGPGLGVRILGEVKHEYAELLRRADAIFIEELRNTKDEASGLTWYELTSQAFAVFLPVKSVGVMGDGRTYEYVVALRAVQTFDFMTADWAPLPHPLLARVSSRIINEVRGINRVVYDVSSKPPATIEWE, encoded by the coding sequence ATGCACCAGCGCATCCTCATCCTGGACTACGGTTCGCAAGTCACCCAACTGATCGCCCGTCGCGTCCGCGAAGCCGGCGTCTATTCCGAAGTCCACCCGGGCGACGTCGACGACGCCTTCGTGCGCGAACAACTGGCCCAGGGCCTGAAGGGCATCATCCTGTCCGGCAGCCACGCCTCGGCCTACGAAGAAGGCTCCATGCGCGTGCCGCACGCCGTGTTCGAGCTGGGCGTGCCGGTGCTGGGCATCTGCTACGGCATGCAGTCCATGGCGCAGCAGCTGGGCGGCGTCGTCAGCTTCTCCGACCACCGTGAATTCGGCTACGCCGAAGTCCGCGCGCACGGCCATACCAAGCTGCTCGACGGCCTGGCCGACTTCACGACGGACGAAGGCCACGGCATGCTCAAGGTCTGGATGAGCCACGGCGACAAGGTCACCGCGCTGCCGCCGGGCTTCAAGCTGATGGCGTCCACGCCGTCCTGCCCGATCGCCGGCATGGCCGACGAAGACCGCAAGTTCTACGCCGTGCAGTTCCACCCCGAAGTCACGCACACCGTGCAGGGCAAGGCCATGCTGTCGCGCTTCGTCAACGAGATCTGCGGCTGCCAGGGCGACTGGAACATGCCCGACTACGTCGCCGAAGCCGTGGCCCGCATCCGCGAGCAGGTCGGCGACGACGAAGTCATCCTGGGCCTGTCCGGCGGCGTGGACTCGTCGGTGGCCGCGGCCCTGATCCACAAGGCCATCGGCGACAAGCTCACCTGCGTCTTCGTCGATCACGGCCTGCTGCGCCTGGACGAAGGCAAGCAGGTCATGCAGACCTTCGCCGAGAACATGGGCGTCAAGATCATCCACATCGACGCGACCGCCCAGTTCATGGGCAAGCTGTCCGGCGTGGCCGATCCCGAAGCCAAGCGCAAGATCATCGGCCGCGAATTCGTGGAAGTGTTCCAGGACCAGGCCGGCAAGCAGAAAAGCGCCAAGTGGCTGGCCCAGGGCACCATCTACCCCGACGTCATCGAATCGGCCGGCGCCAAGACCGGCAAGGCCACTTCGATCAAGTCGCACCACAACGTCGGCGGCCTGCCCGACACGCTGAACCTGAAGCTGCTGGAGCCGCTGCGCGAACTGTTCAAGGACGAAGTCCGCGAACTGGGCGTGGCCCTGGGCCTGCCGCCGCAGATGGTCTACCGTCATCCGTTCCCGGGTCCTGGCCTGGGCGTGCGGATCCTGGGCGAGGTCAAGCACGAGTACGCCGAACTGCTGCGTCGCGCCGATGCGATCTTCATCGAAGAGCTGCGCAACACCAAGGACGAGGCCAGCGGCCTGACCTGGTACGAGCTGACCTCGCAGGCGTTTGCCGTGTTCCTGCCGGTGAAGTCGGTAGGGGTGATGGGCGATGGGCGGACGTATGAGTATGTCGTCGCGCTGCGCGCGGTGCAGACGTTTGACTTCATGACGGCCGACTGGGCGCCGCTGCCGCATCCGCTGCTGGCTCGGGTTTCTTCGCGGATTATTAATGAGGTCCGCGGGATTAACCGGGTGGTGTATGACGTGTCGAGCAAGCCGCCTGCGACGATTGAGTGGGAGTGA
- the guaB gene encoding IMP dehydrogenase yields the protein MRLVQKALTFDDVLLVPAYSEVLPRDTSLATRLSRNITLNIPLVSAAMDTVTESRLAIAMAQEGGIGIIHKNLSADAQAREVARVKRHEFGIVIDPVTVTPLMKVRDAIALQRQHGISGLPVVEGGKLVGIVTNRDLRFEENLDQPLRNIMTPQDRLVTMKEGATLDEAQALMHKHRLERVLIVNDGFELRGLATVKDIVKNTEHPVANKDALGQLRVGAAVGVGAGTEERVEKLVAAGVDVLIVDTAHGHSRGVLEGVRWVKQNFPKVEVIGGNIATAAAARALVEYGADGVKVGIGPGSICTTRIVAGVGVPQITAISDVAKALEGTGVPLIADGGIRYSGDVAKAIAAGASACMMGGMFAGTEESPGEVVLFQGRSYKSYRGMGSLGAMTEGSADRYFQDPANNADKLVPEGIEGRVPYKGSVLAIIYQLVGGIRASMGYCGCATIDDMRTKTEFVEITSAGVRESHVHDVQITKEAPNYRAD from the coding sequence ATGCGTCTCGTACAAAAAGCGCTCACCTTCGACGATGTGTTGCTGGTGCCTGCGTATTCCGAGGTCCTGCCTCGCGACACTTCCCTGGCCACGCGCCTGTCTCGCAACATCACCCTGAACATCCCGCTTGTGTCCGCCGCCATGGACACCGTGACGGAGTCGCGCCTGGCCATCGCCATGGCGCAAGAGGGTGGCATCGGGATCATCCACAAGAACCTGTCCGCCGACGCCCAGGCCCGTGAAGTGGCCCGCGTCAAGCGTCACGAGTTCGGCATCGTGATCGATCCGGTCACGGTCACTCCCCTGATGAAGGTGCGCGACGCCATCGCGCTGCAGCGCCAGCACGGCATCTCCGGCCTGCCGGTGGTCGAAGGCGGCAAGCTGGTCGGTATCGTCACCAACCGCGACCTGCGCTTCGAAGAGAACCTCGACCAGCCGCTGCGCAACATCATGACCCCGCAGGATCGCCTGGTCACGATGAAGGAAGGCGCGACGCTGGACGAAGCCCAGGCCCTGATGCACAAGCATCGCCTGGAGCGCGTGCTGATCGTCAACGACGGCTTCGAGCTGCGCGGCCTGGCCACGGTCAAGGACATCGTCAAGAACACCGAGCATCCGGTCGCCAACAAGGACGCCCTGGGCCAGCTGCGCGTGGGCGCGGCGGTGGGCGTGGGCGCCGGCACCGAAGAGCGCGTCGAGAAGCTGGTCGCCGCGGGCGTCGACGTGCTGATCGTCGACACCGCGCACGGCCACTCCCGTGGCGTGCTGGAAGGCGTGCGCTGGGTCAAGCAGAATTTCCCCAAGGTTGAAGTCATCGGCGGCAACATCGCCACCGCCGCCGCCGCGCGCGCGCTGGTCGAGTACGGCGCCGACGGCGTCAAGGTCGGCATCGGCCCCGGCTCCATCTGCACCACCCGCATCGTCGCGGGCGTGGGCGTGCCGCAGATCACCGCGATCTCCGACGTGGCCAAGGCGCTGGAAGGCACGGGCGTGCCGCTCATCGCCGACGGCGGCATCCGCTACTCGGGCGACGTGGCCAAGGCCATCGCCGCCGGCGCTTCCGCCTGCATGATGGGCGGCATGTTCGCCGGCACGGAAGAGTCCCCCGGCGAAGTCGTGCTGTTCCAGGGCCGTTCGTACAAGTCGTACCGCGGCATGGGCAGCCTGGGCGCCATGACGGAAGGCTCGGCCGACCGATACTTCCAGGACCCGGCCAACAACGCCGACAAGCTGGTCCCCGAAGGCATCGAAGGCCGCGTCCCCTACAAGGGCAGCGTGCTGGCCATCATTTACCAGCTGGTTGGCGGCATCCGCGCCTCGATGGGCTACTGCGGCTGCGCCACCATCGACGACATGCGCACCAAGACCGAATTCGTGGAGATCACCTCCGCGGGCGTGCGCGAGTCGCACGTGCACGACGTGCAGATCACCAAGGAAGCGCCCAACTACCGCGCCGACTGA
- a CDS encoding DUF2239 family protein gives MAQLTDTHTAFAGHHILASGSLADVALAVKHAPPSSPSAPVLIFNDRTGHQVDLNLSGTDEEVVARHAPPPPVVADTPESDDATPEAPRGRGRPKLGVVPREVTLLPRHWDWLAEQPGGASVALRKLVEQARRDNEVRDRKRERQEAAYLFMCSLAGNLPGFEEATRALYADDRKRYEEQVASWPEDVRNYALRLAWETDGGEA, from the coding sequence ATGGCCCAGCTCACTGATACCCATACCGCCTTCGCCGGCCACCACATCCTCGCCTCCGGCTCCCTGGCCGACGTAGCGCTCGCCGTCAAGCACGCCCCGCCCTCTTCGCCGTCCGCCCCCGTGCTGATCTTCAATGACAGGACCGGCCACCAGGTCGACCTGAACCTGAGCGGCACCGACGAGGAAGTCGTCGCGCGCCACGCGCCGCCGCCCCCAGTTGTCGCCGATACCCCAGAGTCGGACGACGCCACACCCGAAGCCCCGCGCGGCCGCGGCCGCCCCAAGCTGGGCGTGGTGCCGCGCGAAGTGACGCTGCTGCCGCGCCACTGGGACTGGCTGGCCGAGCAGCCCGGCGGCGCGTCGGTGGCGCTGCGCAAGCTGGTCGAACAGGCGCGCCGCGACAATGAAGTCCGCGACCGCAAGCGCGAACGGCAGGAAGCCGCCTATCTCTTCATGTGCAGCCTGGCCGGCAACCTGCCCGGATTCGAGGAGGCCACGCGCGCGCTGTATGCCGACGATCGCAAGCGCTACGAGGAACAGGTCGCGTCCTGGCCCGAGGATGTGCGCAACTATGCCTTGCGGCTGGCGTGGGAAACGGACGGCGGCGAGGCTTGA
- a CDS encoding DCC1-like thiol-disulfide oxidoreductase family protein: protein MSDPAACNLLLYDGDCPFCSNYVQLMQLRKTIGPLDVLNMREHPDLAAHFRARGYDLNEGMLLQWDGKIYWGADCVNRLALLSTGSDLFNQINAAIFRKPCLSKALYPFMRAGRNLGLTLMGKGKMQY, encoded by the coding sequence ATGTCCGATCCTGCCGCCTGCAACCTGCTGCTCTATGACGGCGACTGCCCCTTCTGCTCGAACTATGTGCAGCTGATGCAGCTGCGCAAGACCATCGGCCCGCTGGACGTGCTGAACATGCGCGAGCATCCCGACCTGGCGGCGCATTTCCGCGCGCGGGGCTATGACCTGAACGAAGGCATGCTGCTGCAATGGGACGGCAAGATCTACTGGGGCGCCGACTGCGTCAACCGGCTGGCCCTGCTCAGCACCGGTAGCGACCTGTTCAACCAGATCAACGCCGCCATCTTCCGCAAGCCCTGCCTGTCCAAGGCGCTGTATCCCTTCATGCGCGCCGGCCGCAACCTGGGGCTGACGCTGATGGGCAAGGGCAAGATGCAGTATTGA
- a CDS encoding GNAT family N-acetyltransferase, with protein MISVRRLLPAEWALAFPLIAQLRNLDEAEFLRRARRQAHGGYELVGAYLNDTLVGVMGMRPVHTLARGPHLHVDDLVVDAAVRGSGAGHALMAYAEADARAREMSAVFLDARPDAIPFYEKENYVRHPAPSMKKSLTP; from the coding sequence ATGATTTCCGTCAGAAGACTGCTGCCCGCTGAATGGGCCCTGGCTTTTCCGCTCATCGCGCAACTGCGCAACCTGGACGAGGCGGAATTCCTGCGCCGCGCCCGCCGTCAGGCGCATGGCGGCTACGAGCTGGTCGGCGCCTACCTGAACGACACGCTGGTCGGCGTCATGGGCATGCGACCGGTGCACACCCTGGCCCGTGGCCCGCACCTGCACGTGGACGATCTGGTGGTGGACGCGGCCGTGCGAGGCAGCGGCGCGGGACATGCGCTGATGGCCTACGCCGAAGCGGACGCGCGCGCCCGCGAAATGAGCGCGGTGTTCCTGGACGCACGGCCCGACGCCATTCCTTTCTATGAAAAGGAAAACTACGTGCGGCATCCTGCGCCTTCGATGAAGAAGTCGCTGACGCCCTGA
- the ligD gene encoding non-homologous end-joining DNA ligase, with protein MPGERGRQTRREDGKPHAGGPGRLTHAERVIDPASGLTKGDLARYYTQAAPLMRPYLKGRPVSLVRAPSGIGGDLFFQRHMDAAMPGARLLPESLYPGHPPLLELPTPRAVLAAVQMNAIEFHTWNAVKTAIDKPDRIVFDLDPGEGVPWENVRQAARVLRALLSEIGLDAWLKTSGGKGLHVLVPLRRQHGWETTKDFSAALVRHLAQAWPQLFVAKSGPRNRVGRIYADYLRNGFGATTVAPWSARARPGLPISVPISWDELEQVRGGAHWTIADARERLDIGNRPWDGYAPQALGKAMAALGSRPS; from the coding sequence ATGCCGGGCGAGCGAGGGCGACAAACACGACGGGAAGACGGCAAGCCCCATGCCGGCGGGCCGGGCCGGCTGACGCACGCGGAGCGCGTCATCGATCCCGCGAGCGGCCTGACCAAGGGCGATCTCGCGCGCTACTACACGCAGGCTGCTCCGTTGATGAGGCCCTATCTGAAGGGGCGGCCGGTCTCGCTGGTGCGCGCGCCGTCGGGCATCGGGGGGGACCTGTTTTTCCAGCGCCACATGGATGCCGCGATGCCCGGTGCGCGTCTGTTGCCGGAGTCCCTGTATCCGGGGCATCCGCCCTTGCTGGAGCTGCCGACGCCGAGGGCGGTGCTGGCGGCGGTCCAGATGAATGCCATCGAATTCCACACCTGGAACGCCGTGAAGACGGCCATCGACAAGCCGGACCGCATCGTGTTCGACCTGGACCCGGGCGAGGGCGTGCCCTGGGAGAACGTCAGGCAGGCGGCCCGGGTGCTGCGCGCGTTGTTGAGCGAGATCGGGCTGGACGCGTGGCTCAAGACCAGCGGCGGCAAGGGCCTGCATGTGCTGGTGCCGCTGCGCAGGCAGCATGGCTGGGAAACCACGAAGGATTTTTCAGCGGCCCTGGTGCGGCATCTGGCGCAGGCCTGGCCGCAGTTGTTCGTGGCCAAGAGCGGTCCGCGCAACCGGGTGGGCAGGATCTACGCGGACTACCTGCGCAACGGCTTTGGCGCGACGACCGTGGCGCCCTGGTCGGCGCGGGCGCGGCCGGGCCTGCCGATCTCGGTGCCGATCAGCTGGGACGAACTGGAGCAGGTGCGCGGCGGCGCGCACTGGACCATCGCGGACGCGCGGGAGCGATTGGATATCGGCAATCGTCCCTGGGATGGGTATGCGCCGCAGGCCTTGGGCAAGGCCATGGCGGCGCTTGGTTCGCGTCCGTCGTGA